TACCATTCATATATAGAAAAAGAATGGAACGAAATAAAAATAAATGGACTTGATGCTATTAAAGTGTTTACAGAGTATATCTTGGATAATGTCGAAGATGACGAGAAACATCAATGGCATAAACGCCGAATACGTTTCATGCAGGATATGGTAGAGCGACTGGATAAAAAATATTTTCCTAATGCCACTCCCCAACAACTAAAAGACTTTACACAAGCGGCAGTTGATTTTTGGAAAGGAATAATAACCAGCCAAGAAGCAAAAGAACAGCTTCAAACTATGCGCAAGATTGTTCAAAAAGATATTATGAAGGTTTCGGATTGGGAACCGAAAGATTTTCTACTTTGGATGATGGAGCCGGAAGACAATTTTGACTGGATGTGGGAGCAATGGTTTGAGTGCATCCGTGATTGTATTCCTGATAAATGTAATGATGAACTGTGGATAGAAATGTTCCATAGACATTTTTCCAATGAAATCAAAACATGGATAGAGCAATAATAGAACAACTAACAAAGAAAAACAACCCCTGAAATGAATAAATTAGAGCACAACAATACCATTGAATTATTAAGCATGATTTGCAAAAGACCGAAGATGTATTTTGAAAACCCTACCATAAACAATATATTCCGTTTCTTGGATGGCTATTATATGTCTCAAGTCATTCACACTCCTAAAGAAGAAAGAGAGAAGTGTGATATACGGGATACATTGTTTTGGAGTAGTTTCGGCCTATTTTTAGCTAATAAGTATAATAAAGAAATCGCAAATAAAAACATATCTTCATGTTATATCGTAGAACATCTGCTAAAAGAGATTTCAGCAGATGAAAATATTGATTTCGCTTTGTTTGCGGAGAACTTCAATGAATTTATTGTAACAACATCAATTAAGGAGAAATATAATGCTGACGAAGCAGGCTGATACTTAGCCATTAGATATAAAATCATTAAGCTCGTTTTGGGACGGGTTTGAAATAAATATGGGATGTTCTGGATAGATTCTGGAAACGTGGCGGGAAATCAGAAAAAGACGGTTGACTTTTTTAGATTTCCCATTATCTTTTTTTCAAAGATGTGGAGCAAAGTGTGAGGGATGTGATTAATTCATTAGCGCACCGTTTTGCTCTATTTTACTCCCATCATAAATGAAAGTCACCTATAGGTAATCAATATTACATAAATTCGCTACATTTGTATTCATAATCAATCAACAATGACAGTAGATAGGCTCAATTACATCTTACTAATTGATAATGTCCAAACTTAAAACAAACGTACACATGAATACTGATTTTATAAACCTGACGAATGAAAACCTTGCCGACGAGCATTTATGTTGCATTATCCGCAGTAAGAAGTCTCATCCGGGTATTGATGCCAAGCGCCAATGGCTTTCCGAGCGGCTGAGCGAAGGCCATGTCTTTAGAAAATTAAATGCAAAGGCTACGGTTTTTATCGAATATGCCCCTCTTGAAACAGCTTGGGTTCCTATCGTCGGCGACAACTATTATTATCTGTATTGCTTATGGGTACTGGGTAGCCCCAAAGGAAAAGGGTATGGAAAATCGCTCATGGAGTATTGTCTGGCTGATGCGAAAGAGAAAGGTAAATCCGGCGTTTGTATGCTTGGGTCAAAAAAACAAAAGAGCTGGCTTTCCGACCAGGCATTTGCCAAGAAGTTTGGCTTTGAGGTTGTCGATACTACTGATAATGGATATGAATTGCTTGCTCTCTCTTTTGACGGAACAACACCCAAGTTTGCGCCAAACGCCAAGAAGCTAGAAATTGAAAACAAAGAGTTGACAATTTATCATGATATGCAATGCCCTTATATCTCTCAATACATTGACATAATAAAACAGTATTGTGAAACAAATGACGTTCCTGTATCTTTCATCCAAGTGGATACGCTACAAAAAGCAAAGGAGTTGCCTTGTGTATTCAATAACTTCGCCGTGTTTTATAAAGGTGTTTTCGAGACAGTAAACTTAACGAATACCGACTATTTAAAGAGAATACTCAAGAAATAAATAGATAACTCCGGCTTTTCTCCTAATATCCTGCAAATTGATTTGCGAATAGTTTGAAAAGCCGGAGTATAATACTCCTTGACTATACCACATGATACACCACTTCATGCGCTTCCGTCAACAAAGGAACCTCCAGTTTATCCAGCATCTTATCCAGTACGGATTCGGGAAGTGCATATTCCCTGCTCTTATTCTGTTGACGCCAAATGTGATATGGTTGTTCCAGATATACAATTTTCACTTTTGCGCCATAATCCACAAACAAGTCTATCAGTTGCGCCCGCATCTGACGGGTAATGTTTGTTGCATTCCAAACAAAATCCTGCCCTTTGCGAAGATACGTCCGGGCTTCTTCCTTTGCCGTTTGCACTACCCACCCGTTCGCTGATTTATCCGTAGAGCTCAATTTGTGCTTTCGACGAATGGCGTCCAAGCTCACCACCAGCATATCCATGCCGGAAGATTGGATATAATAATCTTTCCCCATTCCCGGAAGCCCTGACAACATCGTGACTTCACATTTAAACTGTTCGTGAGGGATATAATCAATATAACCGCCCTCTGTATGGAAGTAATGAAAGCGTGCATAATTAGTGGCAAACTCTCTCGGTTTGTTCCAACAATCCTGTTCGCGGCAGAAAATCTCAAATAGTTCCACAGCTTCCAACAACTCTTTTTTATCGTCACAGATACGTCCCCTGACATCGGCTTCGGACAGCATCTTCAATAATGAAGTATCTACCCGCAAAGAAGCCTCGCAGAGCTTTTTTACAGAGTCCGGCTTTTCCATCAGCCAAACAGGTAGCCCATGATAACGGACTAAAGACGCAATCTGTTCCCGGATATGGAAGGGGGCGGGACAATCCCGATACAAAATAGTACGGGCAGTGTATTCCCCTTTGCGGGCGTGCCCTTTGGCAGACACTCTCCCCTCTCCCTCATCCACAGAGGTCGAACGTTTCTCCACATCATGCAATAATGCGGCTGCCCATACTATTTCTTTCTCCAAAGCAGAAAGAGACTGATAAGCAGCAGATTGCTGCAATGCTTCCAGCACCATACGGGTATGTACCGCTACATTCCCTTCCGCATGATAACGAGTATCCTGCGGAACAGTATTCATTTCGCGCACCCACCCGAACTGTTGTTCGAGTGAGCTCCACGATTTATCTTCTATCAATTTCCAATCCATAATTATTCCTCCTTTTCATTAGCAAATTCCCAGGTAAGCCGGGCACGTTTCCAGTTACGCGTCCAATGCTCATCTGTCTTGACGTGCCCTTTCCGCACATACTTAAATACATTCTGCGCAAATCCGCTTACCGGATACTCTTCGGTATTACGGCTGACTACCCCTTCACGGGTACAAGCCTCTTTTGTCCACGGGTCGCAAGAACCGAAAACTGACGGTTCTTGTGACATATGGATGATTTCCTGTTTCAGAAGCTCCGGCGTCAAACCGGAAACAGGTTCTATCTTCAACTCCGGGACAGTAGGAAAATCAAATAAAGCCGCATAGAACTTCACTTCTTCCCATGACAGCCACTGGTCCATGCAACGAACCGCAAACACATAAAAATGCGTTTCCAACCGCTGATATTCAATAGAATGTACGGCATACAGATTCTCTCCGAAGATTTCTATATCGCCTAAATCATTCTTTATCAGTTCCCAACGTTCACGCAGTTGCCTCGTCCACGGTGAAGTGGTCGGCGCAGCATGCGAACGGGCAAAGACACCCCACTGGCTCAAACAATTATTCTCTCCGTCCAACTTTTCGGTATGTACCAATGTTCCAATCCGTTGGATGTCCTCCCAATACGTATGATTAATCCGGTCATCACTAGTCGTTCCGGGAGAGAACGGATAGTGATAGGTACGACCATATTTCTCTGATATCATTTTCTTCTTCTTTTTTAATTAATTACTAAATTCTTAAATCGCATCACTCCTTATTCATTCGTACGATACGAGGCATAAATCTACCCTGCACTTCCACCAGCGTCTCCTGTGTATGCATCACCCGGTCGATGTCCTTGTATGCCAACGGCATTTCTTCCACACTTCCGCCAATCAAAGTCACTCCGGCTTGCGACAACATCTTTTTCAAAGCCGACTGCGTAAAGCTGTCCTTCGCCTTTTGGCGGGACATGGCTCTGCCTGCACCGTGAGAAGCAGAATTCAAAGCATCTTCCACTCCCTTGCCACAAACGAGGTATCCTGCCGTAGCCATGCTGCCGGGAATCAATCCCGGTTGTCCTTCTTGTGCCGGAGTAGCCCCTTTGCGATGCACGATTGCCATACGTCCCGGAGCAATTTCTTCCTTCCAGGCAAAGTTGTGATGATTGTTGACATTCGCAAGCGGCTTCAATCCCAATGCTTTCGCCAGGTTCAGATGAATCCGTTCGTGACAGGCACGGGCATAGTCGCCTGCCAGGTTCATGCTCATCCAATACTCCTGCCCTGCTTCGGAATCCAAGTCCAGCCAGGCGAAATGCTGCGCTTCACGGGGAAGCCGGCATACTTCACGCGCCAACAGGCTGTAATGTTTGGCAATGGCGGCTCCCAGTCCGCGCGAACCGGAATGCGACAACAAAGCCACATAATTCCCTTCGGGAAGATTCAACACATTATGCTCTTGCAGAGCAATTTCTCCAAACTCCACAAAATGGTTTCCACCACCGGAACTTCCAAGCTGGCGTACCGCCTTTCCCTGCAAATCCCTCAATAAAGGAGTCAGCCGGAATTCTTCCCTGTCCAACACTTCATGTTCCTGCTCAAAGCCCAATCCGCCGTCCATACCGAAATGGGTGAAATCCTTCAAGGCTTCCTTCATCTGATACGAATACCGTTTCAAGAAATCCGCACCGGCATCAAATACCGTCAGGCTCATCCGGCAGCCGATGTCGACTCCTACGGCATACGGAATCACCGCATTGTCCGTGGCAAGCACCCCGCCGATAGGCAATCCGTAGCCGGCGTGGGCGTCGGGCATCAATGCTCCGGCTACCGTTACAGGCAGACGCATCGCCAGGTTCATTTGTTGTTTGGCGAGCGTCTCAATGAATTTTCCCCCGTAGGTTTTATACATCAGCGGCTCGTCCGATAAATCATAAGCCCTAAAGTCCTTCGCTATCACAGTGGGCGAAAGGCGTTCGGCGAGCTTATTCCAAATTTCGTTGTTTTTATAAGATTCGGGATGTTCGAGTATATCGCTCAATGTCTTTTCAATCTGTTCTTTGGTGGCATGTTTGCAATGTTTGCTTACAATATCCACTACCAGACTACGAGCTACATTATCCCGGTATCCCAGTTTACTTAAATCTTTTAATCGTATTCCCATACTTCTTTTTCTGTTCGCATACAGCACTCCCTGTCCGCCTCATCGGCAGCAGACAATGTAATACACGGTATAACCAATGCTTCGGAAACGGATACAAAACATCCATTCACAGCATTGAAGTGAATTATTTTATAAATTAAAAATGTGATTGCAGGACTAATCAACCATTACCGCGTAATAGTAGAATTGCGGTAAGCGTAAGAAAACAAAAAGTTGCAAAGCCTCATCTTCCCGACGAGACAACTTAGTCCCAGATTGAATATATTATTGTTCCAGCATAATTTATACCCTTTCCAACTGTTTTAAAGGGTGAATACTCATTTTATCGCGGCAAAAGTAATGCTTATTTTCTTCTCTACCAAAGAATAAAAGACATTTTTTAGCGTTCGATAACCATTAGTGGGAAATTTCGCCAAGTAATCCGGGGAAATTGCCATTTCGCAAGAACTGTAATCCCCCTATCTTTGCATCAGAGAAAACAAATAAAGAAATAGAGTATGAAACTAATAAAAGGTCTATTGAGTGCATTTGCTATTGTACTGGCAACGACAGCTTGCGCAGGAAACAATGGAGAAAATAAAAAGAGTAATGAATCAACAAAGGAGAACAGTAAAATGGAAGTAGTATCATTAAATAAAGCAGATTTTTTAAAGAAGGTATATAATTATGAAGCCAATCCGAACGATTGGAAGTTTGAGGGCAAACGTCCGGCAATTGTAGATTTCTACGCAACATGGTGCGGGCCGTGTAAAGCGCTGCACCCTATTCTTGAAGAACTGAGCAAAGAATATAGCGGTAAAATAGACATCTATCAGATTGACGTAGACCAGGAAAAGGATTTGGCCGCCGCATTCGGCATCCGCAGCATCCCCACCCTATTGATGATTCCGATGAACGAAGAGCCGAGAGTCACGCAAGGGGCCTTGCCTAAAGACCAGCTAAAGAAAGCAATTGATGAATTTCTGTTGAAACAGGATAACGAAGCCAAGCAATAAACTTCGACTTTTTTCTCATCATGGTAACTGCCCTCTGTCAGTCTTTTGAAGATTGGCAGAGGGCTAGTTATA
The DNA window shown above is from Bacteroides faecium and carries:
- a CDS encoding RNA ligase family protein, coding for MISEKYGRTYHYPFSPGTTSDDRINHTYWEDIQRIGTLVHTEKLDGENNCLSQWGVFARSHAAPTTSPWTRQLRERWELIKNDLGDIEIFGENLYAVHSIEYQRLETHFYVFAVRCMDQWLSWEEVKFYAALFDFPTVPELKIEPVSGLTPELLKQEIIHMSQEPSVFGSCDPWTKEACTREGVVSRNTEEYPVSGFAQNVFKYVRKGHVKTDEHWTRNWKRARLTWEFANEKEE
- a CDS encoding GNAT family N-acetyltransferase; the protein is MNTDFINLTNENLADEHLCCIIRSKKSHPGIDAKRQWLSERLSEGHVFRKLNAKATVFIEYAPLETAWVPIVGDNYYYLYCLWVLGSPKGKGYGKSLMEYCLADAKEKGKSGVCMLGSKKQKSWLSDQAFAKKFGFEVVDTTDNGYELLALSFDGTTPKFAPNAKKLEIENKELTIYHDMQCPYISQYIDIIKQYCETNDVPVSFIQVDTLQKAKELPCVFNNFAVFYKGVFETVNLTNTDYLKRILKK
- a CDS encoding RtcB family protein, which encodes MGIRLKDLSKLGYRDNVARSLVVDIVSKHCKHATKEQIEKTLSDILEHPESYKNNEIWNKLAERLSPTVIAKDFRAYDLSDEPLMYKTYGGKFIETLAKQQMNLAMRLPVTVAGALMPDAHAGYGLPIGGVLATDNAVIPYAVGVDIGCRMSLTVFDAGADFLKRYSYQMKEALKDFTHFGMDGGLGFEQEHEVLDREEFRLTPLLRDLQGKAVRQLGSSGGGNHFVEFGEIALQEHNVLNLPEGNYVALLSHSGSRGLGAAIAKHYSLLAREVCRLPREAQHFAWLDLDSEAGQEYWMSMNLAGDYARACHERIHLNLAKALGLKPLANVNNHHNFAWKEEIAPGRMAIVHRKGATPAQEGQPGLIPGSMATAGYLVCGKGVEDALNSASHGAGRAMSRQKAKDSFTQSALKKMLSQAGVTLIGGSVEEMPLAYKDIDRVMHTQETLVEVQGRFMPRIVRMNKE
- a CDS encoding AAA family ATPase, which translates into the protein MDWKLIEDKSWSSLEQQFGWVREMNTVPQDTRYHAEGNVAVHTRMVLEALQQSAAYQSLSALEKEIVWAAALLHDVEKRSTSVDEGEGRVSAKGHARKGEYTARTILYRDCPAPFHIREQIASLVRYHGLPVWLMEKPDSVKKLCEASLRVDTSLLKMLSEADVRGRICDDKKELLEAVELFEIFCREQDCWNKPREFATNYARFHYFHTEGGYIDYIPHEQFKCEVTMLSGLPGMGKDYYIQSSGMDMLVVSLDAIRRKHKLSSTDKSANGWVVQTAKEEARTYLRKGQDFVWNATNITRQMRAQLIDLFVDYGAKVKIVYLEQPYHIWRQQNKSREYALPESVLDKMLDKLEVPLLTEAHEVVYHVV
- the trxA gene encoding thioredoxin → MKLIKGLLSAFAIVLATTACAGNNGENKKSNESTKENSKMEVVSLNKADFLKKVYNYEANPNDWKFEGKRPAIVDFYATWCGPCKALHPILEELSKEYSGKIDIYQIDVDQEKDLAAAFGIRSIPTLLMIPMNEEPRVTQGALPKDQLKKAIDEFLLKQDNEAKQ